Proteins from a single region of Leptospiraceae bacterium:
- a CDS encoding restriction endonuclease subunit S, producing the protein RVSDLSLSHGYELLNTKDSINQKAVEELHLVKAKPGTVLFPRSGAAILTNRKVLLAIDAYIVSHLAAVEPIQSILDSKYALYAILTIDMKNHTDNPSYPSLKLSKISQLSLPLPPLQEQKRIVQYLEKVHSKIKEIIKEIEKSEEELKLLEKSVLDKAFKGKL; encoded by the coding sequence TAGAGTATCAGATTTATCTCTAAGCCATGGATATGAGTTATTAAACACAAAAGACAGTATAAATCAAAAAGCAGTCGAAGAACTTCATTTGGTGAAGGCAAAGCCAGGAACTGTCTTGTTCCCACGAAGCGGTGCTGCTATTCTTACTAACAGAAAAGTTCTTTTAGCTATAGATGCATACATAGTGTCGCATTTAGCTGCAGTTGAGCCTATTCAGAGTATTCTTGATAGTAAGTATGCTCTTTATGCAATCTTAACTATAGATATGAAGAATCATACAGACAATCCTTCTTATCCATCACTAAAACTTTCTAAAATATCTCAACTCTCCCTCCCCCTCCCCCCTCTTCAAGAACAAAAACGCATAGTCCAATATCTTGAAAAAGTCCATAGCAAAATAAAAGAAATAATTAAAGAAATAGAAAAATCAGAAGAAGAATTAAAACTCCTTGAAAAATCGGTGCTTGACAAAGCTTTTAAAGGTAAACTATAA